A single genomic interval of Alligator mississippiensis isolate rAllMis1 chromosome 15, rAllMis1, whole genome shotgun sequence harbors:
- the LOC132245585 gene encoding T-cell surface glycoprotein CD8 beta chain-like isoform X1: protein MSCPWAGILLLALQVAASQEQLWLQQSPGEIWTTPGQAAELNCTVSYRRSSVYWYKESQDGSLQWVAETAKHGSAEGRYLSEVSSSGKMFSLVINKLQEEDSGVYYCTLDVSTHADFGNGTRLIVSDTPQPSLAILVPSPAEEAELPDPVPLLCLLSPHAGDWGAALWDAREESPGKADAGTQDRAGRWSMKKVPRQKWIAGTHSTCTAREEETGRNISTAVAKGMGSASRGPCWVTHWVGLPCVCLLLLIQGLILLSMKCPTKQGQQQHQGVTCAQGRAERWNMQL from the exons AtgtcctgcccctgggctgggatCCTGCTCCTCGCCCTGCAGG TGGCTGCTTCCCAagagcagctgtggctgcagcaaaGCCCAGGAGAGATCTGGACGACCCCAGGACAGGCTGCGGAGCTGAACTGCACTGTTTCATACCGGCGATCATCCGTATACTGGTACAAAGAGAGTCAGGATGGCAGTCTGCAGTGGGTTGCTGAGACTGCTAAGCATGGATCCGCAGAAGGAAGATACTTGAGTGAAGTGAGCAGCTCAGGGAAAATGTTCTCTCTAGTCATCAACAAGCTACAGGAGGAGGATTCTGGGGTTTATTACTGTACCCTCGATGTCTCTACACACGCTGACTTCGGGAATGGGACCAGGCTGATCGTCTCTG acaccccccagcccagccttgccATCCTGGTGCCTTCCCCCGCAGAGGAGGCCGAGCTCCCAGACCCtgtccccctgctctgcctgctctctCCGCATGCTGGGGACTGGGGGGCAGCTCTCTGGGATGCCAGGGAGGAGTCTCCAGGGAAAGCAGATGCAGGAACCCAGGACAGGGCTGGCAGGTGGAGCATGAAGAAGGTCCCCAGGCAGAAGTGGATCGCAGGGACACACAGCACCTGCACCGCCAGAGAGGAGGAAACCGGGAGAAACATCAGCACTGCTGTGGCCAAGGGCATGGGTTCTGCATCACGAG GGCCCTGCTGGGTCACACACTGGgtggggctgccctgtgtctgcctcctcctgctgatccaaggcctgatcctgctctcCATGAAGTGCCCCACAAAG cagggacagcagcagcaccagggagtGACGTGTGCGCAaggcagagctgagag ATGGAATATGCAGCTGTGA
- the LOC132245585 gene encoding T-cell surface glycoprotein CD8 beta chain-like isoform X2, which yields MSCPWAGILLLALQVAASQEQLWLQQSPGEIWTTPGQAAELNCTVSYRRSSVYWYKESQDGSLQWVAETAKHGSAEGRYLSEVSSSGKMFSLVINKLQEEDSGVYYCTLDVSTHADFGNGTRLIVSDTPQPSLAILVPSPAEEAELPDPVPLLCLLSPHAGDWGAALWDAREESPGKADAGTQDRAGRWSMKKVPRQKWIAGTHSTCTAREEETGRNISTAVAKGMGSASRGPCWVTHWVGLPCVCLLLLIQGLILLSMKCPTKGQQQHQGVTCAQGRAERWNMQL from the exons AtgtcctgcccctgggctgggatCCTGCTCCTCGCCCTGCAGG TGGCTGCTTCCCAagagcagctgtggctgcagcaaaGCCCAGGAGAGATCTGGACGACCCCAGGACAGGCTGCGGAGCTGAACTGCACTGTTTCATACCGGCGATCATCCGTATACTGGTACAAAGAGAGTCAGGATGGCAGTCTGCAGTGGGTTGCTGAGACTGCTAAGCATGGATCCGCAGAAGGAAGATACTTGAGTGAAGTGAGCAGCTCAGGGAAAATGTTCTCTCTAGTCATCAACAAGCTACAGGAGGAGGATTCTGGGGTTTATTACTGTACCCTCGATGTCTCTACACACGCTGACTTCGGGAATGGGACCAGGCTGATCGTCTCTG acaccccccagcccagccttgccATCCTGGTGCCTTCCCCCGCAGAGGAGGCCGAGCTCCCAGACCCtgtccccctgctctgcctgctctctCCGCATGCTGGGGACTGGGGGGCAGCTCTCTGGGATGCCAGGGAGGAGTCTCCAGGGAAAGCAGATGCAGGAACCCAGGACAGGGCTGGCAGGTGGAGCATGAAGAAGGTCCCCAGGCAGAAGTGGATCGCAGGGACACACAGCACCTGCACCGCCAGAGAGGAGGAAACCGGGAGAAACATCAGCACTGCTGTGGCCAAGGGCATGGGTTCTGCATCACGAG GGCCCTGCTGGGTCACACACTGGgtggggctgccctgtgtctgcctcctcctgctgatccaaggcctgatcctgctctcCATGAAGTGCCCCACAAAG ggacagcagcagcaccagggagtGACGTGTGCGCAaggcagagctgagag ATGGAATATGCAGCTGTGA